A window from Mangifera indica cultivar Alphonso chromosome 2, CATAS_Mindica_2.1, whole genome shotgun sequence encodes these proteins:
- the LOC123208273 gene encoding serine/threonine-protein phosphatase BSL3, giving the protein MDVDSNMVPDTDHDPAVQKQNMATSPAPIEREQLAEQPPGSPTASAVAPPSPQQQQQQQQQSPVVGPRCAPTYSVVNAIIEKKEDGPGPRCGHTLTAVAAVGEEGTPNYIGPRLILFGGATALEGNSAASGTPSSAGSAGIRLAGATADVHCFDVLTNKWSRITPFGEPPTPRAAHVATAVGTMVVIQGGIGPAGLSAEDLHVLDLTQQRPRWHRVVVQGPGPGPRYGHVMALVGQRYLMAIGGNDGKRPLADVWALDTAAKPYEWRKLEPEGEGPPPCMYATASARSDGLLLLCGGRDASSVPLASAYGLAKHRDGRWEWAIAPGVSPSPRYQHAAVFVNARLHVSGGALGGGRMVEDSSSVAVLDTAAGVWCDTKSVVTSPRTGRYSADAAGGDAAVELTRRCRHAAAAVGDLIFIYGGLRGGVLLDDLLVAEDLAAAETTTAASHAAAAAASNVQAGRLGRYGFLEERARQTMPEAAPDGAVVLGNPVAPPINGDMYTDISTENAMLQGSRRVSKGVESLVEASAAEAEAISATLAAVKARQVNGEVELPDRDRGAEATPSGKQMIKPDSVGSNSIAPAGVRLHHRAVVVAAETGGALGGMVRQLSIDQFENEGRRVSYGTPENATAARKLLDRQMSINSVPKKVIAHLLKPRGWKPPVRRQFFLDCNEIADLCDSAERIFSSEPSVLQLKAPIKIFGDLHGQFGDLMRLFDEYGAPSTAGDIAYIDYLFLGDYVDRGQHSLETITLLLALKVEYPNNVHLIRGNHEAADINALFGFRIECIERMGERDGIWSWHRINRLFNWLPLAALIEKKIICMHGGIGRSINHVEQIENLQRPITMEAGSIVLMDLLWSDPTENDSVEGLRPNARGPGLVTFGPDRVMEFCDNNDLQLIVRAHECVMDGFERFAQGHLITLFSATNYCGTANNAGAILVLGRDLVVVPKLIHPLPPAISSPEASPERHIEDTWMQELNANRPPTPTRGRPQVPNDRGSLAWI; this is encoded by the exons ATGGATGTGGATTCAAATATGGTGCCGGACACCGATCACGATCCGGCTGTACAGAAGCAGAATATGGCGACGTCGCCAGCACCGATAGAGAGGGAGCAATTAGCTGAACAGCCTCCTGGATCTCCGACGGCATCTGCTGTGGCTCCACCATCACCACAAcaacaacagcagcagcagcagcagagTCCGGTGGTGGGGCCTAGGTGCGCACCTACTTACTCGGTGGTGAATGCAATTATAGAGAAGAAGGAGGACGGGCCGGGCCCGAGGTGTGGCCACACGTTAACGGCTGTTGCTGCAGTTGGAGAGGAGGGTACGCCTAATTACATTGGGCCTAGATTGATATTATTTGGTGGTGCGACCGCACTTGAGGGCAACTCTGCGGCCTCTGGAACACCTTCTTCTGCTGGAAGCGCTGGCATTA GACTAGCAGGTGCCACAGCTGATGTGCACTGTTTTGATGTTTTAACAAATAAGTGGTCTAG GATCACTCCTTTTGGAGAACCACCCACACCAAGGGCTGCACATGTGGCAACAGCTGTGGGGACTATGGTAGTTATTCAG GGTGGAATTGGTCCAGCTGGTTTGTCCGCTGAGGATCTTCATGTTCTTGACCTCACACAGCAACGACCACGATGGCATAG AGTTGTTGTTCAAGGCCCTGGACCTGGGCCGCGTTATGGACATGTGATGGCATTAGTGGGACAAAGGTATCTCATGGCAATTGGAGGGAATGATG gaaaGCGGCCTTTGGCTGATGTCTGGGCCTTAGATACAGCTGCAAAGCCTTATGAATGGCGTAAGTTGGAACCTGAGGGCGAGGGTCCACCTCCATGCAT GTATGCAACTGCAAGTGCTCGTTCTGATGGCCTTCTTCTGCTTTGTGGAGGGAGGGATGCAAGTAGTGTG cCTTTGGCAAGTGCATATGGACTTGCTAAGCATAGAGATGGTCGTTGGGAATGGGCTATTGCTCCTGGTGTTTCGCCTTCTCCCAGATACCAACATGCAGCA GTTTTTGTTAATGCACGGCTCCATGTGTCCGGAGGGGCACTTGGTGGAGGACGCATGGTAGAAGATTCATCAAGTGTTGCAG TGTTGGATACTGCAGCTGGAGTTTGGTGTGATACAAAATCTGTTGTTACTAGTCCTAGGACAGGCCGATACAGTGCTGATGCGGCAGGTGGAGATGCTGCAGTTGAGTTGACAAGGCGTTGCAGGCATGCAGCTGCAGCAGTTGGTgacttgatatttatttatggtGGTTTACGTGGTG GGGTGTTGCTTGATGACCTACTTGTTGCGGAAGACCTGGCTGCAGCCGAGACAACAACTGCAGCTTCACATGCCGCCGCCGCCGCTGCATCAAATGTGCAAGCAGGGCGGCTTGGAAGGTATGGATTTCTTGAAGAAAGAGCAAGGCAAACAATGCCTGAAGCAGCTCCTGATGGTGCAGTTGTACTGGGAAATCCAGTTGCTCCTCCAATTAATGGTGACATGTATACTGATATAAGCACAGAAAATGCCATGCTCCAAGGATCTAG AAGAGTAAGCAAAGGTGTTGAGTCGTTGGTTGAAGCATCAGCTGCAGAAGCTGAAGCTATCAGTGCCACACTAGCTGCAGTCAAGGCACGACAAGTTAATGGAGAGGTTGAACTACCAGACAGGGATCGTGGGGCTGAGGCTACTCCTAGTGGCAAACAGATGATTAAACCTGATTCTGTAGGGTCCAATAGCATTGCTCCAGCTGGAGTTCGGCTGCATCATAGAGCT GTTGTTGTTGCTGCAGAGACTGGTGGAGCATTAGGGGGTATGGTCAGACAGCTTTCTATAGACCAGTTTGAAAATGAAGGGAGGAGGGTAAGCTATGGGACCCCTGAGAATGCAACAGCAGCAAGAAAGCTATTAGATCGCCAGATGTCCATCAATAGTGTCCCAAAGAAG GTCATAGCACATCTTTTAAAGCCTCGAGGCTGGAAGCCCCCTGTCCGACGGCAATTTTTCTTAGACTGCAATGAAATAGCAGATCTTTGTGATAGTGCTGAACGAATATTTTCTAGTGAACCAAGTGTCTTACAGCTTAAGGCTCCTATCAAAATATTTGGTGATCTGCATGGGCAGTTTGGAGATCTCATGCGCCTTTTTGATGAATATGGCGCACCTTCAACAGCTGGGGACATTGC ATACATTGATTATCTCTTCCTGGGAGATTATGTTGATCGTGGTCAACACAGCCTTGAGACCATTACTCTTCTGCTTGCTCTGAAG GTTGAATATCCCAACAATGTACATCTAATTCGTGGGAACCATGAAGCTGCAGACATTAACGCCCTTTTTGGTTTCAGGATTGAGTGCATTGAACGCATG GGTGAGAGAGATGGAATTTGGTCTTGGCATAGGATAAACCGTTTGTTCAATTGGCTACCTTTGGCGGCtctaattgaaaagaaaataatttgtatGCATGGTGGTATTGGTCGGTCAATAAATCATGTGGAGCAGATTGAAAACCTTCAACGTCCGATCACCATGGAAGCTGGCTCAATTGTGCTTATGGATCTATTATG GTCTGATCCAACAGAAAATGACAGTGTGGAAGGACTGCGACCAAATGCTAGGGGTCCAGGGTTGGTTACTTTTGGG CCTGATCGAGTTATGGAATTTTGCGATAACAATGATCTTCAGTTGATTGTACGTGCACATGAATGTGTGATGGATGGCTTTGAGCGATTTGCCCAAGGACATTTAATTACACTTTTCTCAGCTACCAATTATTGTG GTACTGCAAATAATGCGGGGGCAATATTAGTTTTGGGTAGAGATCTTGTGGTGGTTCCAAAACTCATTCATCCTTTACCACCAGCAATTTCATCACCCGAAGCATCACCAGAACGCCATATAGAAGATACATGGATGCAG GAACTTAATGCTAACAGACCTCCGACACCAACTCGAGGCCGTCCTCAAGTACCAAATGATCGGGGCTCTCTTGCGTGGATATAG